From Candoia aspera isolate rCanAsp1 chromosome 4, rCanAsp1.hap2, whole genome shotgun sequence, a single genomic window includes:
- the GTPBP4 gene encoding GTP-binding protein 4 has translation MALYNFRKIMVVPSAKDFIDLTLSKTQRKTPTVIHKHYQIHRIRHFYMRKVKYTQQNYHDRLTQIIMDFPKLDDIHPFYADLMNVLYDKDHYKLALGQINIAKNLIDNVAKDYVRLMKYGDSLYRCKQLKRAALGRMCTIIKRQRQSLEYLEQVRQHLSRLPTIDPNTRTLLLCGYPNVGKSSFINKVTRADVDVQPYAFTTKSLFVGHMDYKYLRWQVIDTPGILDHPLEERNTIEMQAITALAHLRAAVLYVMDISEQCGPSLEEQLVLFENIKPLFANKPLIIVANKCDVKRISELSEENQKIFAELEADGLPVIETSTMTEEGVTQVKTEACDRLLVHRVDTKMKGNKVNDVLNRLHLALPTKRDHKERPPFIPEGALMRRKHMEVDSPKKKLKKDLEIEMGDDYVLDLKKYWDLMNPSEKHDIIPEIWEGHNIADYIDPDIMKKLEQLEKEEELRQAAGEYDSDSESEDEEMMGIRQLAQQIREKKKLKILESKEKNTQGPRMPRTAKKVQQKTLEKEMTHLGLDMTSKTDAHYLAQTRRSRSVTRKRKREDSVPPTSMARSRSTSRTPRDVSGLRDAKMVKKTKTMMKKAQRKMNRLGKKGEADRHVFDLKPKHLFSGKRKSGTTQRR, from the exons ATGGCGCTCTACAACTTCAGGAAGATCATGGTGGTCCCGTCCGCGAAG GACTTCATAGATCTGACATTGTCCAAGACTCAGCGAAAGACTCCTACAGTCATTCATAAGCATTATCAAATTCACCGAATTCGTCACTTCTACATGAGAAAAGTAAAATATACCCAACAAAATTATCATGACCGTCTCACTCAAATTATTATGGATTTCCCAAAGCTTGAT GATATTCACCCATTTTATGCAGATTTGATGAATGTACTTTATGACAAAGATCATTACAAGCTGGCTTTGGGGCAAATAAATATTGCCAAAAATCTGATCGATAA TGTTGCCAAAGATTATGTGCGCCTAATGAAATATGGGGATTCTCTCTATCGATGCAAACAGTTGAAGCGTGCAGCCTTGGGACGGATGTGTACAATAATCAAAAGACAAAGGCAGAGTCTGGAATATTTAGAACAAG TGCGACAGCATTTATCACGATTGCCCACCATTGATCCTAATACACGAACTCTCCTGTTGTGTGGGTACCCCAACGTTGGGAAATCAAGTTTCATAAATAAG GTAACAAGAGCTGATGTAGATGTGCAGCCATATGCATTTACCACAAAATCTCTGTTTGTGGGACACATGGATTACAAGTATTTGCGTTGGCAG GTCATAGATACTCCTGGTATTTTGGATCATCCTCTGGAAGAGAGAAACACCATTGAGATGCAGGCCATAACCGCCCTTGCCCATCTCCGGGCCGCTGTGCTCTATGTCATGGATATATCAGAACAGTGCGGCCCTAGCTTGGAAGAACAGCTGGTACTTTTTGAGAATATTAAGCCATTGTTTGCCAACAAG CCTCTAATAATTGTAGCCAATAAATGCGATGTGAAAAGGATTTCTGAACTTTCAGAAGAGAATCAA AAAATATTTGCTGAATTAGAAGCTGATGGACTTCCTGTGATAGAAACAAGCACTATGACAGAAGAAGGTGTTACTCAGGTTAAAACTGAA GCTTGTGACAGATTGCTGGTTCATCGTGTTGATACCAAAATGAAAGGAAACAAAGTGAATGATGTACTGAACAGGCTACATTTAGCTCTTCCAACAAAAAGGGACCacaag GAAAGGCCCCCTTTTATTCCAGAGGGAGCCTTGATGCGCAGAAAGCACATGGAAGTTGACAGTCCCAAAAAGAAATTG aagaaaGACCTGGAAATTGAAATGGGAGATGACTATGTATTGGATCTTAAGA AATACTGGGATCTAATGAATCCATCTGAAAAACATGATATAATACCTGAGATTTGGGAAGGTCATAACATAGCTGATTATATTGACCCAGATATCATGAAA AAATTGGAACAgctggagaaagaagaggagctAAGGCAAGCCGCTGGAGAATATGATAGTGATTCAGAAAGTGAAGATGAGGAAATGATGGGAATCAGGCAGTTGGCACAACAAATTCGTGagaagaagaaactgaagatCCTGGAGTCAAAGGAGAAAAACACACAGGGGCCCAGGATGCCTAGAACAGCTAAAAAG GTTCAGCAGAAGACACTAGAGAAGGAGATGACTCATCTGGGCCTCGACATGACCAGCAAAACTGAT GCACATTATTTAGCCCAGACAAGAAGATCACGGAGTGTCACCCGTAAACGTAAACGAGAAGACTCTGTACCACCCACATCCATGGCACGAAGTCGCAGCACCTCTCGGACCCCTCGTGATGTCTCTGGTCTTCGAGATGCAAAG ATGGTGAAGAAGACTAAAACCATGATGAAGAAAGCTCAAAGGAAAATGAATCGATTGGGCAAGAAAGGCGAGGCAGATAGGCATGTCTTTGACCTTAAGCCCAAACATCTATTTTCTGGCAAGAGGAAATCTGGTACAACCCAACGAAGATAA
- the IDI1 gene encoding isopentenyl-diphosphate Delta-isomerase 1 yields the protein MPEINTSDLDEQQVQLLAEMCILIDENDKRIGSDTKKNCHLNENIDKGLLHRAFSVFLFNTENKLLLQQRSDAKITFPDCFTNTCCSHPLSTPLELEENNAIGIRRAAQRRLKAELGIPLDQITPEEIIYLTRIHYKAQSNGTWGEHEIDYILFVQKNITLDPDPNEIKSYCYVTQEELRKLLEKAYRNEIKITPWFRLIAETFLFKWWDNLNNLKRYVDHDKIHRM from the exons ATGCCCGAGATAAACACAAGTGACCTGGATGAGCAACAAGTGCAGTTGCTGGCAGAGATGTGCATCCTGATAGATGAAAACGACAAAAGGATCGGTTCGGATACAAAGAAAAACTGCCACTTGAATGAAAACATTGACAAAG GATTACTGCATCGTGCCTTCAGCGTGTTCTTGTTCAATACTGAGAATAAGCTACTGTTGCAACAGCGATCAGATGCCAAAATCACTTTTCCAG aCTGTTTTACCAATACTTGTTGCAGTCATCCGCTGAGCACCCCACTTGAACTGGAAGAAAATAACGCCATTGGCATTCGAAGAGCAGCACAGAGACGCCTGAAAGCAGAGTTAGGAATTCCACTGGATCAG ATCACTCCAGAAGAAATCATCTATCTAACCCGAATTCACTACAAAGCCCAGTCCAATGGAACTTGGGGAGAACATGAAATAGATTACATCCTTTTTGTGCAGAAGAATATAACGCTGGATCCAGATCCCAATGAAATTAAAAGCTACTGTTACGTGACACAAGAAGAATTGAGAAAACTCCTGGAAAAGGCTTATCGAAATGAAATTAAGATTACTCCATGGTTCAGACTAATTGCAGAGACTTTTCTCTTTAAGTGGTGGGATAACTTGAATAATCTGAAGAGATATGTTGATCATGATAAGATACACAGAATGTAA